The following are from one region of the Oncorhynchus nerka isolate Pitt River linkage group LG8, Oner_Uvic_2.0, whole genome shotgun sequence genome:
- the LOC115133081 gene encoding inter-alpha-trypsin inhibitor heavy chain H2-like: MRRLALLLGLLALHQTHCFEFVVEGEWETETSLDEQHGRFKRAILTSEEQEDFEAIRGDDITVKSYKVESRITSRFCHTTVKSSVVNSGPNAQSIGFNVQIPKQAFITNFTMNVNGITFVGSVKEKTVARNLYAQARARGKAAGLVRANSQDMETFKTEVHVPPGSKIEFELHYQEMMQRKLGFYEHSLYLQPGRLVPQFQVDVYIYEPSGIASVETPNTLGEHFSGMAKLTSSKDKAHVVFKPSLQQQRKCENCTTSAIDGIFTIKYDVLRDSNAGELHVSDGHFVHFFAPANLSPLPKNIVFVIDVSGSMWGVKMKQTVEAMQTILDDLTMDDYFSIVDFNHNVRCWSEELVPGSTIQVAEAKKYIQNIKPNGGTNINEALMRAVQMLVKASNQGMIDPRSVSMIMLVSDGDPTVGEIKLSAIQKNVKKVMREEFSLFSLGIGFDVDYDFLERIAMENRGVAQRIYTSHDASDQIQRFYSQVSSPLLRKITVQFPEDSVSDVTQNHFDKYFSGSELVVAGKVLPSESTTLNSFTTASADRLDLSLQTEADYLELDAALAQQPHAFTGFARQMWAYITVNQLLAERSMAPTAGQKRKITQRILTLAVEHQFVTPLTALLVESEEAKERLLADSPNDPKQGCCAGGSGMAALGGRTPVQMVHSIPPWVQMTTPVPPSHAERPLPDHITIVENDPHFIVHLPKNNMDICFNIDSEPGHILNLVSDPGAGVVVNGQLVGSKRVGVEEKEKVNTYFGTISVFYQPDGIRVSVSTDRIDLTHGRNNHSFTWGATADITQDRVKVSIVKDSKVMVTVDDKITVMVLLHRVWKKHPTHVDFLGLYIPNNNQYSSQAHGLIGQFGQEPEVRVFNLHQGAEPLKKEATMEVKGNKLVVTRGWQKDYRRDQKRGSDVFCWFIHNSGKGFIDGHYTNYIVPRLDSFLPLPL, from the exons ATGAGACGCCTGGCTCTCCTCCTAGGCCTGCTGGCCCTACACCAAACCCACTGCTTTGAGTTTGTGGTCGAGGGCGAGTGGGAGACGGAAACG TCATTAGATGAACAACATGGACGATTTAAG agGGCAATATTGACCAGTGAGGAGCAGGAAGACTTTGAG GCCATCCGGGGTGATGACATCACAGTTAAGAGCTACAAGGTGGAGAGCCGCATCACGTCGCGGTTCTGCCACACCACGGTCAAGAGCTCTGTGGTCAACTCTGGTCCAAATGCCCAGAGCATTGGCTTCAACGTCCAGATCCCCAAACAAGCCTTCATCACCAACTTCACCAT GAATGTGAATGGGATCACGTTTGTGGGCTCAGTGAAGGAGAAGACTGTGGCTAGGAACCTATACGCTCAGGCTAGAGCCAGAGGGAAGGCCGCAGGCCTCGTCAG GGCTAACTCCCAGGACATGGAGACCTTCAAGACGGAGGTCCACGTGCCTCCCGGCAGTAAGATAGAGTTTGAGTTGCACTACCAGGAAATGATGCAGAGGAAGCTGGGCTTCTATGAACACTCACTATACCTGCAGCCTGGACGACTGGTGCCTCAGTTCCAG GTGGACGTGTATATCTATGAGCCCAGCGGCATCGCCTCTGTGGAGACACCCAACACCTTGGGAGAGCATTTCAGCGGCATGGCCAAACTCACCTCCTCGAAGGACAAGGCTCACGTGGTGTTCAAGCCCTCGCTCCAGCAGCAGAGGAAGTGCGAGAACTGCACCACCAGCGCTATCGATGGCATCTTTACCATCAAATACGACGTCCTGAGAGACAGCAATGCCGGGGAACTACAT GTTTCTGACGGGCATTTTGTGCATTTCTTCGCCCCGGCCAACCTCTCCCCCCTTCCTAAAAACATTGTGTTCGTCATTGACGTCAGTGGATCTATGTGGGGAGTCAAGATGAAGCAG ACTGTGGAGGCTATGCAGACCATATTGGATGACCTGACCATGGATGACTACTTCAGCATAGTTGACTTCAACCACAACGTGCGCTGCTGGAGTGAGGAGCTGGTTCCAGGAAGCACCATACAGGTGGCTGAGGCCAAGAAATACATCCAGAACATCAAACCCAacggag GCACCAATATCAATGAGGCATTGATGAGGGCGGTGCAGATGCTGGTGAAGGCGTCCAATCAGGGCATGATTGACCCACGCTCTGTCTCCATGATCATGCTGGTGTCTGATGGAGACCCCACTGTCG GAGAGATCAAGCTCAGCGCTATCCAGAAGAATGTGAAGAAGGTCATGAGGGAGgagttctctctcttctcattggGCATCGGCTTCGATGTCGACTACGACTTCCTGGAACGCATCGCCATGGAGAATAGGGGCGTGGCCCAGAGGATCTACACCAGCCACGACGCCTCAGATCAGATACAG CGGTTCTACAGCCaggtctcgtctcctctcctgagGAAGATCACAGTTCAGTTCCCAGAGGACTCTGTCTCTGACGTCACCCAGAACCACTTTGACAAGTACTTCAGTGGCTCAGAGCTGGTGGTGGCTGGGAAGGTGCTGCCCTCTGAGTCCACTACTCTAAACAGCTTCACCACTGCATCCGCT gATCGTTTGGACCTGTCCTTACAGACTGAAGCAGACTACCTGGAGCTAGACGCTGCGCTGGCCCAGCAGCCGCATGCCTTCACTGGCTTCGCCAGACAGATGTGGGCCTACATCACTGTCAACCAGCTACTGGCCGAGAG GTCCATGGCCCCCACTGCTGGTCAGAAGAGGAAGATCACACAGAGGATCCTGACCCTGGCTGTGGAGCACCAGTTTGTCACGCCCCTCACTGCCCTACTGGTGGAGAGTGAGGAGGCCAAGGAGAGGTTGCTCGCTGACTCCCCTAATGACCCCAAACAGGGCTGCTGTGCAG gaggatCTGGTATGGCTGCTCTCGGAGGAAGGACTCCAGTGCAGATGGTTCACAGCATCCCCCCCTGGGTCCAGATGACCACCCCTGTTCCCCCTAGCCACGCCGAGAGGCCCCTACCAGATCACATCACCATAG TGGAGAACGACCCTCACTTCATCGTCCACCTGCCTAAAAACAACATGGACATCTGCTTCAACATCGACTCAGAGCCTGGACACATCCTCAATCTGGTGTCAGACCCTGGTGCAG GTGTGGTGGTGAATGGCCAGTTGGTTGGCTCTAAGAGGGTTggggtggaggagaaggagaaggtgaACACGTACTTTGGCACCATATCAGTGTTCTACCAGCCTGACGGCATCAGAGTGTCAGTCAGCACCGACCGTATCGACCTGACTCACGGCAGGAACAACCACTCCTTCACCTGGGGAGCCACGGCCGACATCACCCAGGACAG GGTGAAGGTTTCCATAGTGAAGGACTCCAAGGTGATGGTGACGGTGGATGACAAGATCACTGTGATGGTGCTGCTACATCGTGTGTGGAAGAAACACCCAACCCACGTGGACTTCCTGGGCCTCTATATCCCCAACAACAACCAGTACTCCTCTCAGGCCCACGGACTTATAG gtcagttTGGCCAGGAGCCAGAGGTGAGGGTGTTTAACCTGCACCAGGGAGCTGAGCCTCTGAAGAAGGAGGCCACCATGGAGGTGAAGGGCAACAAGCTGGTCGTCACCAG GGGCTGGCAGAAGGACTACAGGCGGGATCAGAAACGTGGATCTGACGTCTTCTGCTGGTTCATCCACAACAGTGGCAAAGGCTTCATCGACGGCCATTACACCAACTACATCGTCCCGCGACTCGACAGCTTCCTGCCGCTCCCGCTCTGA